The following proteins are encoded in a genomic region of Phycisphaera sp.:
- a CDS encoding GNAT family N-acetyltransferase, which translates to MADAITVKPALQGDAPHWLAMRQALGPDWVTPHAERMVAEYFDTGTIDHLPHTVLIAWRGDDRVGMAEVSLRQFAEGCESSPVGYLEGWFVDSSCRGMGVGKALVESAKAWARSKGCREFASDAEMDNLASQAAHKALGFEPVCDIRCYRISLG; encoded by the coding sequence ATGGCCGACGCCATCACCGTCAAGCCCGCACTTCAAGGTGACGCCCCGCATTGGCTCGCCATGCGCCAGGCTCTTGGGCCCGACTGGGTCACGCCCCACGCCGAGCGCATGGTCGCGGAGTACTTCGACACCGGCACCATCGACCACCTGCCCCACACCGTGCTCATCGCGTGGCGTGGCGACGATCGCGTGGGCATGGCCGAGGTCTCGCTGCGCCAGTTCGCCGAGGGATGCGAGAGCTCGCCCGTTGGCTACCTCGAGGGCTGGTTCGTCGACTCGTCGTGCCGCGGGATGGGCGTTGGCAAGGCACTCGTCGAGTCCGCAAAAGCCTGGGCCCGATCGAAGGGGTGCAGAGAATTCGCCTCCGACGCCGAGATGGACAATCTCGCCAGCCAGGCTGCTCACAAGGCCCTGGGTTTCGAGCCAGTCTGCGATATCCGCTGCTACCGCATCTCGCTCGGTTGA
- a CDS encoding SDR family oxidoreductase, with product MSSIRRILVTGGAGFVGSHLCERLVDEGQDVICVDNFFTSQKSTIAHLLERPNFELIRHDVTHPLWLEVDEVYNLACPAAPGHYQYNPIKTMKTSVLGAIHLLGMAKRCNATILQASTSEVYGDPEVHPQPESYRGAVNTIGPRACYDEGKRAAETLFFDYHRHNGVKIKVVRIFNTYGPRMHPHDGRVVSNFIRQALQGDDLTIYGDGSQTRSFQYVDDLVEGIHRMMHGPDDFPGPVNIGNPGEFTIRQLAEMVIELSGSKSKIVTQEAVADDPKQRQPDITLAKAKLDWQPTIALREGLQKTIEYFRSIDIDGFRAPTPNY from the coding sequence TTGAGCAGCATCCGTCGCATCCTGGTCACCGGCGGCGCCGGCTTTGTGGGCTCGCACCTGTGCGAGCGTCTGGTCGATGAGGGCCAGGACGTCATCTGCGTCGACAACTTCTTCACCAGCCAGAAGAGCACGATCGCCCATTTGTTGGAGAGGCCCAACTTCGAGCTCATCCGCCACGACGTGACCCATCCGCTGTGGCTCGAGGTCGACGAGGTCTACAACCTCGCCTGCCCCGCCGCCCCGGGCCACTACCAGTACAACCCCATCAAGACCATGAAGACCAGCGTGCTGGGCGCCATCCACCTGCTCGGAATGGCCAAGCGCTGCAACGCCACCATCCTCCAGGCCTCAACCAGCGAGGTGTACGGCGATCCCGAGGTCCACCCCCAGCCCGAGAGCTACCGCGGCGCCGTCAACACCATCGGCCCGCGCGCCTGCTATGACGAGGGCAAGCGCGCCGCCGAGACGCTCTTCTTCGACTATCACCGACACAACGGCGTCAAGATCAAGGTCGTCCGCATCTTCAACACCTACGGCCCGCGCATGCACCCCCACGACGGCCGCGTGGTCTCGAACTTCATCCGCCAGGCGCTGCAGGGCGATGACCTGACCATCTACGGCGACGGCAGCCAGACTCGCAGCTTCCAGTACGTCGACGACCTGGTCGAGGGCATCCACCGCATGATGCACGGGCCCGACGACTTCCCGGGCCCGGTCAACATCGGCAATCCTGGTGAGTTCACCATCCGCCAACTCGCAGAGATGGTCATCGAGCTCAGCGGCTCGAAGTCGAAGATCGTCACCCAAGAAGCCGTCGCCGACGACCCCAAGCAGCGCCAGCCCGACATCACGCTGGCCAAGGCCAAGCTCGACTGGCAACCCACGATCGCGCTCCGGGAAGGCCTCCAGAAGACCATCGAATACTTCCGCTCGATCGACATCGATGGATTCAGGGCACCAACACCGAACTACTAG